In one Juglans regia cultivar Chandler chromosome 11, Walnut 2.0, whole genome shotgun sequence genomic region, the following are encoded:
- the LOC109009467 gene encoding nuclear poly(A) polymerase 4-like, whose protein sequence is MVGSESPNGSSPQPARKYGITKPISLAGPTEADRHRNMELEKFLIDSGLYESEEEASRRKEVLDRIDEIVKGWVKHLTHQRGYTDQMVEDANAVILTFGSYRLGVHGPGSDIDALCVGPSYVNRDEDFFMVLHNILAEMEEVTELQPVPDAHVPVMKFKFLGISIDLLYASISLLVVPEDLDISPGSVLYNVDEPTVRSLNGCRVADQILKLVPNVEHFRMTLRCLKFWAKIRGVYSNVTGFLGGVNWALLVARVCQLYPNAIPSMLVSRFFRVYTQWRWPNPVMLCPIEENELGFPVWHPRKNPRDRLHHMPIITPSYPCMNSSYNVSASTLRVMVEQFHHGHSICEEIELSKGQWSVLFEPYLFFEAYRNYLQVDIIAADSDDLLAWNGWVESRLRQLTLKIERDTNGMLQCHPFPNEYVDTSKPCSHCAFFMGLQRKEGVRGQEGQQFDIRATVDEFRQEINMYMFWKPGMDIFVSHVRRKQLPAFVFPDGYKRSRLSRHVSRQAEKTCEDAVGCWPGSTERPLKRKSDPGMVDVRPDKPDKRVSISTGLLESVSRTGGLSQVSFGEGVGLECVATGDVDSKSKIRLFDGQLGSEQGIVQNHIVNGETGIGDPVNLTEQTFVSKNLPKVINEAMLTEAVEKT, encoded by the exons ATGGTGGGTTCTGAAAGCCCCAACGGTTCTTCGCCACAGCCGGCGAGGAAGTACGGTATCACAAAGCCAATCTCTCTTGCAGGGCCCACCGAGGCTGATCGTCACCGCAATATGGAATTGGAAAAG TTCTTGATTGATTCGGGGCTATATGAGAGTGAGGAAGAAGCTTCGAGGAGAAAAGAGGTTCTGGACCGCATTGATGAG ATTGTAAAAGGTTGGGTCAAGCACTTAACCCACCAGAGGGGCTACACAGATCAGATGGTGGAGGATGCAAATGCTGTCATTCTTACTTTTGGTTCCTATCGACTGGGG GTACATGGGCCTGGGTCTGACATCGACGCATTGTGTGTTGGGCCATCTTATGTTAATCGAGAT gaagatttttttatggttttgcaTAATATTCTGGCTGAAATGGAAGAAGTTACCGAGCTTCAGCCAGTTCCAGATGCTCATGTCCCAgtaatgaaattcaaatttctagGGATATCAATTGATCTTCTCTATGCAAGTATATCTCTTTTGGTTGTTCCAGAA GACCTGGACATCTCACCTGGGTCTGTTCTGTACAATGTTGATGAGCCAACTGTTCGAAGCCTTAATGGATGCAGGGTTGCAGACCAAATTCTTAAACTTGTTCCAAATGTTGAG CACTTCCGCATGACACTCAGATGTTTGAAGTTTTGGGCTAAAATACGAGGTGTTTATTCCAAT gtTACTGGATTCCTCGGTGGTGTAAATTGGGCCCTTTTGGTCGCTCGGGTATGTCAGCTTTACCCCAATGCAATTCCTAGTATGCTGGTTTCTCGATTCTTCAGAGTTTATACACAATGGCGTTGGCCAAATCCTGTGATGTTATGCCCAATAGAAGAGAATGAACTTGGGTTTCCAGTATGGCATCCTCGCAAAAACCCTAGGGACCGGCTTCATCACATGCCAATAATAACTCCTTCCTACCCTTGTATGAATTCTAGCTACAATGTCTCAGCAAGTACTCTTCGTGTTATGGTGGAGCAGTTCCACCATGGTCATAGCATCTGTGAG GAGATTGAGCTGAGCAAAGGCCAATGGAGTGTACTATTTGAGCCCTATCTATTTTTTGAGGCATACAGAAATTATTTACAAGTGGATATAATTGCGGCTGATTCTGATGATCTGCTTGCTTGGAACGGATGGGTGGAGTCTCGACTTAGACAGCTTACCCTGAAG ATAGAGAGGGATACAAATGGGATGCTGCAGTGCCATCCTTTTCCGAATGAATATGTAGACACGTCAAAGCCATGTTCTCATTGTGCTTTCTTCATGGGCTTGCAGAGGAAAGAGGGAGTTAGAGGTCAAGAAGGCCAGCAATTTGATATACGTGCAACAGTTGATGAGTTTAGGCAAGAGATCAATATGTACATGTTTTGGAAACCAGGAATGGATATTTTTGTTTCTCATGTCCGTCGAAAGCAGCTTCctgcttttgtttttcctgATGGTTATAAACGTTCTCGATTGTCGAGGCACGTAAGCCGGCAGGCTGAAAAAACTTGTGAAGATGCTGTGGGGTGCTGGCCTGGCTCTACTGAAAGGCCTCTCAAGAGGAAAAGTGATCCTGGAATGGTGGATGTGAGGCCGGATAAACCAGATAAGCGAGTTTCTATTAGCACGGGACTGCTGGAGTCTGTTTCTAGGACTGGTGGATTATCTCAGGTCAGCTTTGGTGAAGGGGTTGGATTAGAGTGTGTAGCAACTGGGGATGTCGATAGCAAATCTAAAATTAGGTTATTTGATGGACAGTTAGGGAGTGAACAGGGTATAGTACAAAATCATATAGTGAACGGTGAAACTGGTATTGGTGACCCTGTCAACTTAACTGAGCAAACTTTTGTGAGTAAGAATTTGCCAAAAGTTATAAATGAGGCAATGCTAACTGAAGCAGTGGAGAAAACTTAA
- the LOC109009468 gene encoding NADP-dependent malic enzyme has protein sequence MDKTMKEMRNGTGDSVMDVEGKSGFGGGVEDVYGEDSATEDQPVTPWTVSVASGYTLLRDPRHNKGLAFNGKERDAHYLRGLLPPSVLSQELQERKLMHNLRQYKVPLQRYMAMMDLQERNERLFYKLLIDNVEELLPVVYTPTVGEACQKYGSIFRHPQGLYISLKEKGKILEVLKNWPEKSIQVIVVTDGERILGLGDLGCQGMGIPVGKLSLYTALGGVRPSACLPITIDVGTNNEQLLKDEFYIGLRHKRATGQEYAELLDEFMSAVKQNYGEKVLIQFEDFANHNAFELLSRYRSSHLVFNDDIQGTASVVLSGIIAALKLVGGSLADHTFLFLGAGEAGTGIAELIALEMSKQTKAPLEQTRKKIWLVDSKGLIVSFRRELLQHFKKPWAHDHEPVKGLLDAVKAIKPTVLIGSSGVGKTFTKEVVQAMASFNEKPLILALSNPTSQSECTAEEAYAWSEGRAIFASGSPFDAVEYGGKVFVPGQANNAYIFPGLGLGLIISGAIRVHDDMLLAASEALAAQVTRENFDKGLIYPPFSNIRKISAHIAANVAAKAYDLGLASRLPRPKDLVKYAESCMYSPIYRSYR, from the exons ATGGATAAGACAATGAAGGAGATGAGGAACGGTACTGGTGATTCAGTGATGGATGTGGAGGGTAAGTCTGGTTTTGGAGGGGGTGTTGAGGATGTGTACGGTGAGGATAGTGCCACAGAGGATCAGCCTGTCACTCCCTGGACTGTCTCAGTTGCAAG CGGGTATACCTTGCTGCGGGATCCACGCCACAACAAAGGGCTTGCCTTCAatgggaaagagagagatgctCACTACTTGCGAGGTCTTCTGCCTCCATCAGTGCTTTCTCAGGAGCTTCAG GAAAGGAAGTTAATGCACAATCTTCGCCAATACAAAGTTCCATTGCAAAGGTACATGGCCATGATGGATCTTCAG GAGAGAAATGAAAGGCTGTTTTACAAGCTTTTGATCGATAATGTTGAGGAATTGCTTCCAGTTGTGTACACTCCAACTGTTGGTGAAGCTTGCCAGAAATATGGAAGCATTTTTAGGCATCCACAGGGACTTTACATCAGTTTGAAAGAGAA GGGTAAGATTCTTGAAGTCTTGAAAAATTGGCCGGAGAAGTCTATTCAAGTTATTGTCGTGACTGATGGTGAGCGTATATTGGGGCTTGGTGATCTTGGCTGCCAG GGAATGGGGATTCCTGTCGGAAAACTTTCTCTGTATACAGCGCTCGGAGGAGTTCGTCCTTCAGCA TGCTTGCCTATAACCATCGACGTTGGCACAAACAATGAGCAGCTGTTGAAGGATGAATTTTACATTGGGCTCAGGCATAAAAGGGCAACTGGGCAG GAATATGCAGAGCTTCTAGACGAGTTCATGAGTGCGGTTAAACAGAACTATGGGGAGAAGGTTCTAATACAG TTTGAGGATTTTGCTAACCATAACGCATTCGAGCTGCTGTCACGATACCGTTCATCTCATCTTGTCTTTAATGATGATATACAA GGCACAGCATCTGTGGTATTATCAGGGATTATAGCAGCCCTGAAATTAGTTGGTGGAAGCTTAGCTGACCACACTTTCTTGTTCCTTGGTGCCGGAGAA GCTGGAACAGGTATAGCGGAGCTCATAGCACTTGAGATGTCAAAGCAG ACAAAAGCTCCACTAGAACAAACCCGCAAGAAGATTTGGCTTGTGGACTCAAAG GGACTGATTGTTAGCTTCCGTAGGGAGTTACTTCAACACTTCAAGAAGCCTTGGGCTCATGACCATGAACCTGTTAAGGGGCTCTTGGATGCTGTCAAG GCAATCAAGCCGACGGTTCTGATAGGATCGTCCGGAGTGGGAAAGACTTTTACAAAGGAGGTTGTGCAGGCCATGGCATCTTTCAATGAG AAACCTCTGATTTTAGCCCTTTCCAACCCAACTTCACAGTCTGAGTGTACTGCTGAAGAAGCTTATGCATGGAGCGAG GGCCGAGCGATCTTTGCCAGTGGAAGCCCATTCGATGCTGTTGAGTATGGTGGGAAGGTTTTTGTGCCCGGCCAG GCCAACAATGCTTACATCTTTCCTGGTCTTGGTTTGGGTTTGATCATCTCTGGTGCAATTCGAGTGCACGATGACATGCTTCTGGCAGCCT CGGAAGCTTTGGCTGCACAAGTGACGCGGGAAAACTTTGATAAGGGGCTGATTTACCCACCATTCTCCAATATCAGAAAGATATCTGCCCACATTGCTGCTAATGTCGCTGCCAAGGCATATGACCTCG GTCTTGCTTCTCGCCTCCCTCGACCCAAGGATCTTGTTAAGTATGCAGAGAGCTGCATGTACAGCCCGATTTACCGTAGCTATCGTTGA
- the LOC109009470 gene encoding histidine-containing phosphotransfer protein 4-like isoform X1, whose product MDKNHLQHQLDMKRSLLDQGYLDEQFIQLEELEDDDNPNFVEEMVTTFYANSARLLQNIEQALGSRPIDFTKLDNYMHQFKGSSSSIGATRVQKECTLFMEYCEAANAEGCIRTFRQVKQEHASLKTKLEDYFKLARQGGPSAGGQAGR is encoded by the exons ATGGACAAGAACCACTTGCAACACCAGCTTGACATGAAGAGGTCCCTCCTCGACCAG GGGTACCTTGATGAGCAATTTATTCAGCTTGAGGAGTTGGAAGATGATGACAACCCTAATTTCGTAGAGGAAATGGTGACAACTTTCTATGCTAATTCTGCTAGACTTCTACAAAACATAGAGCAAGCACT GGGTAGTCGGCCTATTGATTTCACTAAGCTGGACAATTACATGCACCAATTCAAGGGTAGTAGCTCAAG CATAGGAGCCACGAGAGTGCAGAAAGAATGCACACTATTCATGGAATACTGCGAGGCAGCTAATGCAGAAGG ATGCATTAGGACTTTCCGACAAGTCAAACAAGAGCATGCAAGTTTGAAGACGAAGCTGGAAGATTATTTTAAG TTGGCACGACAAGGTGGACCATCAGCAGGAGGCCAAGCCGGCCGATAA
- the LOC109009469 gene encoding uncharacterized protein LOC109009469 — MDDDGILEIERHQMEQIRELDLEELQVEEVDDLYGSSDDDLVTTDRGYGGAAMSGEITFNTCLASLHTYLGEVEDTHRRMAFLEGGAILNLPLFYLEGVVLFPEATLPLRVIQPVFIAAVEKALTQVDAPYTIGVVHVHRDPANGRIRFATIGTTAEIRQYRRLEDGSLNVVTRGQQRFRLRKRWIDVEAVPCGEVQIIQEDQPLRTPRDAFGKLTPFSNLRSHVASRTRPLHASHAKLHQSRDEENVSDSNSEGSFESALSPVERTIHHSAVYSSNGCDIMDESTSSDDDKFLCGSDLQFRRPSLNDSESMGSLHADHKKQIGIAELGLGNSSTSGRQSCKREEPDHCWEKTDFNNVRRAPRAFWPYWVYRMYDSYSLAERAADMWKRIVGAPSMDGLVRKPDILSFYIASKIPVSESTRQELLEIDGISYRLRREIELLESVNLIRCKNCQTVIARRSDMLVMSSEGPLGAYVNPHGYVHEIMTLYRANGLAQRGRPHLEYSWFPGYAWTITNCATCETQMGWLFTATSKKLKPRLFWGIRSSQVVDDMQ; from the exons ATGGACGACGATGGCATTCTAGAGATAGAGAGGCACCAGATGGAGCAGATTCGAGAGCTCGATCTCGAGGAACTCCAGGTCGAAGAGGTCGATGACCTCTATGGCTCATCCGACGATGACCTTGTCACCAC TGATCGTGGTTATGGTGGTGCTGCCATGTCCGGCGAAATTACATTTAACACCTGTTTGGCTTCATTACATACGTATCTTGGTG AGGTTGAAGACACTCATCGTCGGATGGCATTTTTGGAAGGTGGTGCCATTTTGAACCTCCCACTGTTCTATCTTGAAG GAGTTGTTCTGTTTCCAGAGGCCACCCTTCCTCTAAGAGTTATCCAGCCAGTTTTTATAGCTGCCGTTGAGAAAGCATTGACCCAGGTTGATGCTCCTTATACAATTGGTGTG GTCCATGTTCATAGGGATCCTGCTAACGGGAGGATAAGGTTCGCAACCATTGGGACAACAGCAGAG ATTCGGCAATACCGTCGGTTAGAGGATGGTTCTCTGAATGTGGTTACTCGTGGGCAGCAGAGATTTCGTTTAAGGAAACGTTGGATTGATGTGGAAGCAGTG CCATGCGGGGAGGTCCAAATTATCCAGGAGGATCAACCATTAAGGACACCACGTGATGCATTTGGAAAATTGACTCCATTTAGTAATCTTCGGAGCCATGTAGCCTCACGTACACGGCCTTTACATGCTTCTCATGCTAAATTGCATCAATCTAGAGATGAGGAAAATGTTTCAGACTCAAACTCCGAAGGAAGCTTTGAGAGTGCACTCTCCCCTGTAGAAAGGACAATCCACCATTCTGCAGTTTATTCTTCTAATGGGTGTGATATAATGGATGAATCAACTAGTAGCGATGATGACAAGTTCTTGTGTGGGTCAGACCTACAATTTAGAAGGCCTTCCCTGAATGACTCTGAGTCCATGGGATCATTGCATGCAGACCACAAGAAGCAAATAGGAATTGCTGAGTTGGGATTGGGAAATAGCTCAACTTCAGGAAGGCAATCTTGCAAAAGGGAAGAGCCAGACCATTGTTGGGAAAAAACAGACTTCAACAACGTTCGCAGAGCTCCAAGAGCATTCTGGCCATACTGGGTTTACCGTATGTATGACTCCTATAGCCTTGCTGAAAGGGCTGCAG ATATGTGGAAAAGGATAGTTGGGGCACCCAGCATGGATGGCCTTGTTCGGAAGCCCgatattttgtcattttatatTGCCAGTAAAATCCCTGTTTCTGAATCTACAAGGCAGGAGCTCCTGGAGATTGATGGAATTTCATATAGGTTGCGTCGTGAAATTGAGTTACTTGAGAGTGTCAATCTTATTCGGTGTAAAAACTGTCAG ACTGTAATTGCAAGGCGGAGTGATATGCTGGTCATGTCCAGTGAAGGTCCTCTTGGTGCTTATGTGAACCCTCACGGTTATgtgcatgaaataatgacactctacagAGCAAATGGCTTAGCGCAAAGGGGGCGACCGCATTTAGAATACAGCTGGTTTCCTGG GTATGCATGGACCATCACCAACTGTGCCACTTGTGAAACCCAAATGGGTTGGCTATTCACTGCCACAAGTAAGAAGTTGAAGCCAAGATTGTTTTGGGGGATTAGGAGTTCTCAAGTTGTTGATGACATGCAGTAA
- the LOC109009470 gene encoding histidine-containing phosphotransfer protein 4-like isoform X2, whose amino-acid sequence MITNALHHVVLTKKGYLDEQFIQLEELEDDDNPNFVEEMVTTFYANSARLLQNIEQALGSRPIDFTKLDNYMHQFKGSSSSIGATRVQKECTLFMEYCEAANAEGCIRTFRQVKQEHASLKTKLEDYFKLARQGGPSAGGQAGR is encoded by the exons ATGATTACGAACGCCCTTCATCATGTGGTGCTCACAAAGAAG GGGTACCTTGATGAGCAATTTATTCAGCTTGAGGAGTTGGAAGATGATGACAACCCTAATTTCGTAGAGGAAATGGTGACAACTTTCTATGCTAATTCTGCTAGACTTCTACAAAACATAGAGCAAGCACT GGGTAGTCGGCCTATTGATTTCACTAAGCTGGACAATTACATGCACCAATTCAAGGGTAGTAGCTCAAG CATAGGAGCCACGAGAGTGCAGAAAGAATGCACACTATTCATGGAATACTGCGAGGCAGCTAATGCAGAAGG ATGCATTAGGACTTTCCGACAAGTCAAACAAGAGCATGCAAGTTTGAAGACGAAGCTGGAAGATTATTTTAAG TTGGCACGACAAGGTGGACCATCAGCAGGAGGCCAAGCCGGCCGATAA